The genomic interval CGCTCATAGTACAAGGGACGATCACAATTTTAGGGAGAACGCCCCGACGAGCAAGGGAGACCCCGAATGTACGCCAATATTCTCTTGAGCACGGATGGATCGGATGTCGCGAGAAAAGGCATCAAGCATGGGATTGCTTTGGCAAAGGCCCTGAACGCTGAGGTGACGGTGATCACCGTTACGGAACCGCTGCCGATCGACTATGGAGGCGGACACGACTCAGGCTGGATTCCTACGCAACAAGAAGTTGATCGCTTCGACGCAGCCTGCAAGGAACGTGCGGGCAAGGTGCTCGATGAAGCTCAATCAATGGCGGAGCAGATAGGGATATCTGCAGAACTCTTGCACGTTCCGAATGCGCGCCCAGCGGATGCGATTATCGAAACCGCGAAGTCCAGAGGTTGTGACTTGATCGTCATGGGCTCTCATGGGCGCCGTGGCTTCAGGAAACTGTTCTTGGGCAGTCAAACATCCGAGGTTCTTGCGGACGGAAGCGTGCCGGTTCTTGTAGTTCACTGATGGGATCCGCTCCCTTCTGGGAGAGCCAATATTCAAAGCAAAGGCCCGTCACAGCCTGCACTGCGACGGGCCTGTCTTCTGGGGCGTACCTGCTGGGCGGCTCACGCCACCGCGCGCACCTTGCTGATGAACCTGTCGACCTCTGATGTCAGCGAGGTTGACTGGTTCGACAAATTCGCAGCGGCCTTGAGCACACCGGCTGCGGCGCGGCCGGTCTCGTTGGCGGCCGACGAGACGTTCGCGATGTTGCGCGTCACGGTCGAGGTCGCTTCCGCCGTGTGCTGCACGGTGCTGGCGATCTCGGCGGTGGCCTTGTTCTGCTCTTCCACGGCCGAGGCGATGACGCGGTTGATGCTCGATACCTCTTCGATGGTCTTGACGATGCCGTCGATCGCGGAGACCGCCTTCTGCGTCGCCTCCTGGATCTGGGTGACCTGGGCGCTGATCTCCTCCGTCGCCTTGGCGGTCTGCGATGCCAAATTCTTCACCTCGCTCGCCACCACCGCAAAACCCCTGCCGGATTCGCCGGCGCGCGCGGCTTCGATGGTCGCATTCAGCGCGAGAAGATTGGTCTGGCCTGCGATCGAGGTGATCAGCCCGATCACTTCGCCGATACGGTCAGCGCCGTCGGCGAGCGCGCGCACCGTGGTGTCGGTCTCCTTGACGGTATCGACCGCCTGCTCGGTGGCGCGCGTTGCCTGTTCCACCTGACGGTTGATCTCGCGGATGGAGGCGTTGAGCTCCTCGGCCGCGGCCGCCACGGTCTGCACGCCGCCGCCGACCTGGTCTGCGAGGTTCGAGGCCGAGCCCGCCTGATCCTGCGCTTCGGTCGCGGTGCCCGACATCGAGCGCGCCGTCGTTTCGAGGTCGTTGGAGGCCTCCGACAGCGTCTGCACCATCTGGCCGACACGGCTTTCGAACTGCCGGACGAGGCCGGCAAGCTCGCCGGCGCGCGCTTCCTTGGCGGCGCGCTCAGCGGCCTGATCACCCGACAGGCGCTCGGCGTTGATCATGGCCTCCTTGAACACCTGCAGGGCGGACGCCATGCGGCCGATCTCGTCGTTGCGGTCGAGTCCGGGCACCTCGCTTGCGAAATCATGGGCGGCAAAACGGGTCATGACCCCGGTGATCGCCGTCAGCGGGCGCGTCACGCGGTTGCGCATCAAGAGCAGGCCGCCGATCGTGAGGGCGAGCGAGGCCGGCAGCAACGGCCCGAACAGGATCAGGCTGAGCCGGGCGCGCGAAGCACCGTCTTCCGCACGCGCGATCATATTGGCGAGCGCGGACTTGGTCACGATGACGATCTTGTCGGCGCCGCCGAGCTGGCGATCCCGGTACTCGAGACCGGCGACGCCGGCGGGTTCGTTTTTGAGCAGACGCGCTGCGATCGCGTTGCGCTCCTCGTTCAGGGCACCCGAAACGGCCGAGTCGGCGTCGCGAATGGCCTGCTCCAGCGCGGCGTCGGCGACGTTGGCGCTGAGGTCACGGACGATCTTCCAGGATTGTTGGAGGCGGCCGCGCAGGTCGGCGAACTCGACGCCCTCGAGCGCTCCCCAGCTCTTCCCCGCCAGGATCGCGCTGAACTGCATGAGGATGGTCTGGCCTTGCGACGCGCGGGTCTGCCAGGCGGACTGCTTGACCACCACGAGGCGATCGACGACCGGATCGATCAGCGTCATGGCATTGTCCACATGCGCGGTGACGTCACCGATCGCGTCCATATAGGCATCGCTCGCCTTCGCCCAGGCGGGTGTCAGGCTGGCCTCGCGTGCGGTCTTCTCCTGACGCAGCCCGGCCGTGGTGCGCGGTCGCAGCTCTTCGAGCTGCGCCCAGATGCCGCGCAGCTTGTCCAAACGCTCGGCGAGGCCGGGCAACTCGATCAAGCCGAGACTCTGCAACACTTCATTGTAGTTCTTCGTCGCCGTGGAGCGGTTCTCTGCGATCGCGGCCAACACCTTGTCCGCCGCAGGCGCCGCGGCCGACAGATGGCTGAGCGTGTCGCCGCGTTCGAGGCGGAACACCACCAGCGCGTTGGTCAGGTCGCGGCTGGCGACTGCGAGCGACACGATGCGGTTGCTGTCCGAATAGCGCCCGACTGCCAGCTTAAGGGCATAGGCGCTGATGACGACGAGCACGATCCCGAGAGAACCGACCACAGCCCCGAGGATGCGGGCGACCGAACGCTGCTTTTGCATCGAATGATCCAACAGAATGACGCCGCGCCCCCGCGGCTTGCCGGCACTCTGGGATCGAAAGGTGAGATTTGATTTAAAATCGACGGGATTTGGCTACCGTTCGACTGCGGAGACTACGGAGAAGCGGCATGTTTCTGCGTCCCGGCGGCCTCAGATGCGGGCATCGGACGGCGCCCGCTGCCGGAGCAGCCGTGCACAGGCGATGCCCAGCACGATCATGCAGGCGGCGGCGGTCAGAAGGGTCGCGACCTTGCCGCCATGGGCCAGGCCAAAACCATAGGCGATCGGCCCGACCGTCTGGCCCATGAAGAAGAAGAACGAATGCAGCGAGAGCGCGGTGGCGCGCGCCTCGACAGAGAGCTCGCTGGCAAAGACCTGCAGGCAGCCATGCGCCATGTAGAAGCCCAACCCCATCACCATGAGATTGAACAACTGCAATTCCCAGCGCGGACCGAAGGCGACCGCGACGAGTTGGGAGGCCACCAGCACGGTGCCCGCGATCATCATGCCCTTGACGCCGAGCCGCGGGAGAAGCAGCGACACGGTTAAGGTGTAGAACAGTCCGCCGATCGCA from Bradyrhizobium arachidis carries:
- a CDS encoding universal stress protein, whose amino-acid sequence is MYANILLSTDGSDVARKGIKHGIALAKALNAEVTVITVTEPLPIDYGGGHDSGWIPTQQEVDRFDAACKERAGKVLDEAQSMAEQIGISAELLHVPNARPADAIIETAKSRGCDLIVMGSHGRRGFRKLFLGSQTSEVLADGSVPVLVVH
- a CDS encoding methyl-accepting chemotaxis protein, whose protein sequence is MQKQRSVARILGAVVGSLGIVLVVISAYALKLAVGRYSDSNRIVSLAVASRDLTNALVVFRLERGDTLSHLSAAAPAADKVLAAIAENRSTATKNYNEVLQSLGLIELPGLAERLDKLRGIWAQLEELRPRTTAGLRQEKTAREASLTPAWAKASDAYMDAIGDVTAHVDNAMTLIDPVVDRLVVVKQSAWQTRASQGQTILMQFSAILAGKSWGALEGVEFADLRGRLQQSWKIVRDLSANVADAALEQAIRDADSAVSGALNEERNAIAARLLKNEPAGVAGLEYRDRQLGGADKIVIVTKSALANMIARAEDGASRARLSLILFGPLLPASLALTIGGLLLMRNRVTRPLTAITGVMTRFAAHDFASEVPGLDRNDEIGRMASALQVFKEAMINAERLSGDQAAERAAKEARAGELAGLVRQFESRVGQMVQTLSEASNDLETTARSMSGTATEAQDQAGSASNLADQVGGGVQTVAAAAEELNASIREINRQVEQATRATEQAVDTVKETDTTVRALADGADRIGEVIGLITSIAGQTNLLALNATIEAARAGESGRGFAVVASEVKNLASQTAKATEEISAQVTQIQEATQKAVSAIDGIVKTIEEVSSINRVIASAVEEQNKATAEIASTVQHTAEATSTVTRNIANVSSAANETGRAAAGVLKAAANLSNQSTSLTSEVDRFISKVRAVA